One genomic segment of Chitinophagales bacterium includes these proteins:
- a CDS encoding gliding motility-associated C-terminal domain-containing protein, translating into MLFNRTTLLYTIFYFFQSYIQAQCCSNGVNLLANYNPDFSAPYTTTPPGFTNSNTYSVTLGPGYYSIITSRNYGACASTPEFDHTSGNTSGKFLWFDTPNWASAGNPAIAWKPFNPLLPPGSQDLLTVVPNTTYVFSCWIRDLARNPDCVSGGAPIMGLRINGTDMAQVNLATPVPGQCCPEWVYMCASWNSGNSTTALIQIESRTGSGFTDLGIDDVYFGSTAFGANINLGNDTTICTGQSLTLQANLPNSTNVWSDGSTGNTLTVSTSGLYWVEVTQNGCISRDSIVVNVVNCSNPISGIINTYTAVTDINPCTNTITVGNPSGFNAGSRVLVIQMKGAAIDTSNTTSFGNIINYNNAGNYEFGYIQSINGNQITLQNMLQRNYSVSGIVQLVHVPQYSGNVFVANNAITCQPWNGTTGGIIALEASGLVVLQADIDASNKGFRAGVANDNSPYICGQQDYFYPSNSSFGGRKGEGIFELPNTIINGRGKNTNGGGGGNDTNSGGAGGGNFGTGGRGGNQWTGCANLPIGGDGGTNLTYSNTANKIFLGGGAGGGHQNDATATPGTNGGGIIIIQCNGIAANGGGIKSFANNAVQASTDGSGGAGAGGTVLLQTNNITGNLTIDVHGGRGGDNTSHGTGGGGGGGIVWSTTTLPGNVVLNLAGGQPGFHSGTNGNHGATAGNNGGAISGLTFIESTIPFTPLVKPVATATSNVCVGDSILLSVDTVPNVVYSWVGTNNFSASQQHSNVPNATNAATGIYIATITDTLGCVQHDTVTVTVLNSSTSTINASICSKDQYTRPNGVSTNIPGTYTDTLTAANGCDSIITTNLSFLPNAFATVDTAICPNANFTRPTGLVVNTPGTYTDTLTATNGCDSIITTNLSFLPNAFATVDTAICTNANFTRPTGLVVNTPGTYTDTLTAANGCDSIITTNLSFHPTYTQIINDTICSGGTYILPDGNNVSQGGSYPITLTSTNGCDSLITINLTAVALTATTTTQAANCFGESSGSITIAANNGTAPYTYVLDSTASQTAATASVFNHLPAGNYFLEITDSNNCTATTFATISEPSPIIVNYTATDVSCFGNSDGSVQITASGGTPGYRFLLNGITNTGGYFSNLSSGNFNATVTDTNQCAAMLPLSISEPSDILITATPNPLVLKQGGKDSIHLSSNYGNNITYQWNSASGISCSNCSSVLVSAFNSTTYHVAAQVIINGNTCTAQIPVEVIVEPDYSIYIPNLFSPNSDGVNDHFEWFGNKQAVKIFEIQIFNRWGEKIFESNNKNFVWDGYYNGKEAAAGTYVYLLKITWIDGVRSNRYKGSFTLVK; encoded by the coding sequence ATGCTATTTAACCGTACTACACTTCTCTATACCATTTTTTACTTTTTTCAATCCTATATTCAAGCCCAATGCTGCTCCAATGGCGTAAACCTTCTAGCCAACTATAATCCCGATTTTTCGGCTCCTTATACAACCACACCTCCTGGTTTTACCAATTCCAATACCTACTCTGTTACATTGGGTCCCGGCTATTACAGCATCATTACCTCAAGAAACTATGGAGCCTGCGCCTCCACACCGGAATTTGATCACACTTCAGGAAATACCTCCGGAAAATTTTTATGGTTCGATACGCCCAATTGGGCAAGCGCAGGCAATCCTGCCATTGCATGGAAACCTTTCAATCCATTGCTGCCTCCGGGTTCGCAAGACTTACTTACCGTAGTACCCAATACTACGTATGTTTTTTCGTGTTGGATTCGCGACTTGGCTCGCAACCCCGATTGTGTAAGCGGAGGTGCGCCAATTATGGGCTTGCGCATAAACGGAACAGATATGGCACAAGTAAACCTTGCCACGCCTGTTCCCGGGCAATGCTGTCCGGAATGGGTTTATATGTGTGCCAGCTGGAACTCAGGAAATAGCACCACCGCTTTAATTCAAATTGAAAGCCGTACCGGAAGCGGCTTTACAGATTTAGGAATAGATGATGTTTACTTTGGAAGTACGGCATTTGGCGCCAATATCAACTTAGGAAACGACACTACAATATGCACCGGGCAATCGCTCACATTACAAGCAAATCTTCCAAACTCAACCAATGTGTGGAGCGATGGAAGCACCGGAAATACACTCACTGTTTCCACCTCCGGTTTATACTGGGTAGAGGTAACACAGAATGGCTGCATAAGCCGCGATTCTATTGTAGTAAACGTAGTCAATTGCAGCAATCCTATTTCGGGTATTATCAATACTTATACGGCCGTAACCGATATTAACCCTTGTACAAATACAATCACCGTGGGAAACCCCTCCGGCTTTAACGCAGGCAGCCGTGTACTAGTTATTCAAATGAAAGGAGCCGCCATAGATACGTCTAACACAACTTCTTTCGGAAATATTATTAACTACAATAATGCCGGCAACTATGAGTTTGGATATATCCAATCTATAAATGGAAACCAAATTACATTGCAAAATATGCTGCAACGAAACTATTCGGTTTCGGGCATAGTGCAGTTAGTGCATGTGCCTCAATACTCGGGCAATGTTTTTGTGGCAAACAATGCCATTACATGCCAACCGTGGAACGGCACTACTGGGGGAATAATTGCACTGGAGGCTTCCGGTTTAGTAGTTTTACAAGCCGATATTGATGCTTCCAACAAAGGCTTTCGAGCAGGTGTAGCCAACGATAATTCGCCTTATATATGTGGCCAGCAAGATTATTTTTATCCAAGCAATTCTTCTTTCGGAGGAAGAAAAGGAGAAGGCATTTTTGAATTACCCAACACTATAATTAACGGACGCGGCAAAAACACCAATGGTGGTGGTGGCGGAAACGATACCAATAGCGGTGGTGCTGGTGGTGGAAATTTTGGCACTGGCGGCAGAGGCGGCAACCAATGGACTGGTTGCGCAAACCTTCCTATTGGTGGCGATGGCGGCACAAATCTTACATATAGTAATACTGCCAACAAAATTTTTCTTGGGGGCGGAGCAGGCGGTGGACATCAAAATGATGCTACTGCAACTCCGGGTACAAATGGCGGTGGCATAATCATTATTCAATGCAATGGCATTGCGGCTAATGGTGGAGGCATAAAATCTTTTGCCAACAATGCTGTTCAGGCTTCTACCGATGGCTCAGGAGGTGCAGGAGCAGGCGGCACTGTGCTACTTCAAACCAATAACATTACAGGCAATTTAACTATTGATGTGCATGGCGGAAGAGGCGGAGACAATACTTCGCATGGCACCGGTGGTGGTGGTGGTGGTGGTATAGTGTGGAGCACAACAACCTTACCCGGAAATGTAGTTTTAAATCTTGCGGGTGGGCAACCGGGATTTCACTCAGGCACTAATGGCAATCATGGCGCAACTGCAGGTAATAACGGAGGCGCTATTTCCGGATTAACTTTTATAGAAAGCACTATACCTTTTACACCCTTAGTAAAACCCGTTGCAACCGCTACTTCTAATGTTTGTGTGGGCGATAGCATTTTACTTTCGGTAGATACTGTTCCAAATGTTGTTTACAGTTGGGTTGGCACCAATAACTTTAGTGCTTCACAGCAACACTCCAATGTTCCTAATGCTACTAATGCTGCAACGGGTATTTACATTGCCACTATTACCGATACACTCGGCTGCGTGCAACACGATACCGTAACAGTAACAGTGCTCAATAGTTCAACTTCAACTATCAATGCCAGCATTTGCAGCAAAGACCAATACACAAGACCTAATGGAGTTTCTACCAATATTCCGGGAACTTACACCGATACACTTACAGCTGCCAATGGATGCGATAGCATTATCACTACTAACTTATCGTTTCTACCAAATGCTTTTGCTACGGTTGATACAGCCATTTGCCCTAATGCTAATTTCACCAGGCCTACGGGATTGGTGGTAAACACTCCGGGAACTTATACCGATACGCTTACAGCTACCAATGGATGCGATAGCATTATCACTACTAATTTATCGTTTCTACCAAATGCTTTTGCTACGGTTGATACAGCCATTTGCACTAATGCCAATTTCACCAGGCCTACGGGATTGGTGGTAAACACTCCGGGAACTTATACCGATACGCTTACAGCTGCCAATGGATGCGATAGCATTATCACTACTAACTTATCGTTTCACCCTACTTATACGCAAATAATCAACGATACCATTTGCAGCGGGGGCACGTATATACTTCCCGATGGAAATAATGTTTCGCAAGGTGGCAGTTATCCGATCACCTTAACTTCCACAAACGGTTGCGACAGCTTGATTACAATCAATTTAACTGCAGTAGCCCTCACAGCAACTACTACAACACAAGCGGCAAACTGCTTTGGCGAAAGCAGCGGCAGCATTACCATTGCAGCCAACAATGGCACAGCTCCATACACTTATGTATTGGATAGTACTGCTTCCCAAACCGCAGCTACGGCAAGCGTTTTCAACCACCTTCCGGCAGGCAACTATTTCCTTGAAATTACAGATTCAAACAACTGTACCGCTACCACCTTTGCTACCATTAGCGAGCCTTCTCCCATTATAGTAAACTATACCGCAACCGATGTTTCCTGTTTCGGCAATAGCGATGGAAGCGTGCAAATTACGGCATCGGGAGGCACACCTGGTTATCGTTTCTTACTAAACGGAATTACCAATACCGGTGGTTACTTTTCAAATCTCAGTTCAGGAAATTTTAATGCCACTGTTACCGATACCAATCAATGCGCTGCCATGCTGCCTCTCAGTATTAGCGAGCCTTCAGATATACTTATTACTGCCACTCCCAATCCGTTGGTATTAAAGCAAGGAGGCAAAGACAGTATTCATCTTTCTTCAAACTATGGTAACAATATTACTTACCAATGGAATAGCGCTTCGGGCATAAGTTGCAGCAATTGCAGCAGCGTGCTGGTGAGTGCTTTCAATTCTACCACATACCATGTTGCAGCACAAGTAATAATAAATGGCAATACCTGCACCGCACAAATACCCGTAGAAGTAATTGTGGAGCCGGATTACAGCATTTATATACCCAATTTATTTTCACCCAACAGCGATGGTGTAAACGACCATTTTGAATGGTTTGGAAACAAGCAGGCGGTAAAAATTTTTGAAATCCAGATTTTTAACCGCTGGGGCGAGAAAATTTTTGAGAGCAACAACAAAAATTTCGTGTGGGATGGTTACTACAATGGCAAAGAAGCGGCTGCCGGCACCTATGTTTATTTATTAAAAATAACCTGGATAGACGGAGTGCGGAGCAACCGCTACAAAGGAAGTTTTACACTCGTAAAATAG
- a CDS encoding NAD(P)-dependent alcohol dehydrogenase has product MLTTKSYAAQNATSPLAPYQFERRTPGLHDVQIEILYCGVCHSDIHQVRNEWGGAKYPMVPGHEIVGRVTAVGAQVTKFKVGDTAGVGCLVDACRTCNSCSEGNEQYCENGSVGTYNSYEKNSKTLTQGGYSDKIVVDENFVLKVSNNLPLEKVAPLLCAGITTYSPLRQWKVGKGHKVGILGLGGLGHMAVKFAVTMGAEVTVLSTSPGKKNDALQLGAHKFIVTKNHDEVKAVRNYFHFIIDTVSAQHDINFYTSLLGVDGTLIMLGIPPEAPQLQVFNLVGKRRSIAGSLIGGIAETQEMLDYCAANNITSDVEVIPINYINQAYERMIKGDVHYRFVIDVKTL; this is encoded by the coding sequence ATGCTTACTACTAAATCTTATGCTGCTCAAAATGCAACATCTCCTTTAGCACCCTATCAATTTGAAAGAAGAACTCCCGGCTTACACGATGTACAAATAGAAATTTTATACTGCGGAGTTTGCCACAGCGATATACACCAAGTTCGAAACGAGTGGGGTGGAGCAAAATACCCAATGGTTCCGGGGCACGAAATTGTGGGTCGCGTAACGGCAGTTGGCGCACAGGTAACTAAGTTTAAAGTAGGCGATACAGCCGGAGTAGGTTGTTTGGTAGATGCTTGCAGAACTTGCAATAGCTGCTCCGAAGGCAACGAGCAATACTGCGAAAATGGCTCGGTAGGTACGTACAACAGCTATGAAAAAAACAGTAAAACTCTTACTCAAGGTGGCTATTCCGATAAGATAGTTGTAGATGAAAATTTTGTGCTTAAAGTTTCCAATAACTTACCGCTCGAAAAAGTAGCACCACTGCTTTGTGCCGGAATTACTACCTATTCTCCTTTACGCCAATGGAAGGTGGGCAAAGGACACAAGGTGGGCATATTGGGGCTTGGCGGCTTAGGCCACATGGCTGTAAAATTTGCGGTGACCATGGGTGCCGAAGTTACGGTACTCAGTACTTCGCCCGGCAAAAAAAACGATGCTTTACAATTGGGTGCACATAAGTTTATTGTTACCAAAAACCACGATGAAGTAAAAGCTGTACGCAACTATTTTCACTTTATTATAGATACCGTTTCGGCACAGCACGATATTAACTTTTACACTTCGCTCTTAGGCGTAGATGGCACACTCATTATGCTGGGTATTCCACCCGAGGCTCCGCAACTGCAAGTGTTTAACCTTGTTGGGAAAAGAAGAAGCATTGCAGGCTCCCTTATTGGCGGTATTGCCGAAACACAAGAAATGCTCGATTACTGCGCGGCAAACAACATTACATCTGATGTGGAAGTAATACCAATTAACTACATTAACCAAGCATACGAACGCATGATAAAAGGCGATGTGCACTACCGCTTTGTAATTGATGTAAAAACCCTGTAG
- a CDS encoding permease-like cell division protein FtsX, whose product MFVEVEKVKTNTSNFYAVFGMVPVLIVLGIALVLGLYAQQLSHQVKEQIALEVILADTIKAESTTALLSKIQQQPSVKKVTYISKSQAAEMLKKEMGENFMDVLGFNPLYSKFDVYVKESFSTPASLQNIKETLQKEAGVLEVNAQLNVAAAIDTVVKKLTFFLGTIAVLLLVFAVLLIFNTIRFAIFANRTIIKSMLLVGATRWFIIQPYLVRALLTGLLSSLAAIFFIFALLAYVNYEFPELALSSDLISFAAVVGGILLFAELVSVISTYFALRKYLSYKTEQYY is encoded by the coding sequence ATGTTTGTTGAGGTGGAAAAAGTAAAAACCAACACTTCAAACTTCTATGCCGTTTTTGGCATGGTGCCTGTACTTATAGTATTGGGTATTGCATTGGTTTTGGGCTTATATGCACAGCAACTTTCGCATCAGGTGAAAGAGCAAATTGCCCTAGAGGTTATTTTAGCAGATACCATAAAGGCAGAAAGCACCACTGCGCTCCTTTCTAAGATACAACAACAGCCATCTGTAAAGAAAGTAACCTATATTTCTAAATCGCAAGCCGCAGAAATGCTGAAAAAAGAAATGGGTGAAAACTTTATGGATGTATTGGGTTTCAACCCGCTTTATTCCAAATTTGATGTGTATGTAAAAGAGAGTTTTTCTACTCCTGCTTCACTTCAAAACATAAAAGAAACACTCCAAAAAGAAGCAGGCGTACTCGAAGTAAATGCCCAGTTAAATGTTGCAGCAGCCATAGATACCGTGGTTAAAAAACTAACCTTCTTTTTGGGAACTATTGCCGTGCTATTGCTGGTATTTGCAGTATTGCTCATTTTCAACACTATTCGCTTTGCAATTTTTGCCAATAGAACCATCATTAAAAGTATGCTATTGGTAGGTGCTACACGGTGGTTTATTATTCAACCGTATTTAGTAAGAGCCTTGCTAACCGGGCTGCTAAGCTCACTTGCAGCCATATTTTTCATTTTTGCTTTGTTAGCATATGTGAACTACGAGTTTCCCGAACTTGCATTAAGCAGCGATTTAATTAGCTTCGCAGCAGTTGTGGGAGGCATATTGCTTTTTGCAGAATTGGTTTCTGTAATCAGTACCTATTTTGCATTGCGCAAGTATCTTTCGTATAAAACAGAGCAGTACTATTAA
- a CDS encoding DUF3098 domain-containing protein → MAKQIAKGKPEKTGRYEPQKSSLNSLPFVFDKTNYVLMVAGVIVILIGFVLMTGGATSDPNVFPADEIYSFRRITLAPIVVMIGFAIEIVAILKKPAQP, encoded by the coding sequence ATGGCCAAACAAATAGCTAAAGGGAAGCCCGAAAAAACAGGAAGGTATGAGCCGCAGAAATCGAGCCTAAATTCATTGCCTTTTGTGTTTGACAAAACAAATTACGTGCTAATGGTAGCAGGTGTAATTGTAATTTTAATTGGATTTGTATTGATGACCGGAGGTGCTACTTCCGACCCAAATGTATTTCCTGCCGATGAAATTTACAGTTTCAGAAGAATTACTTTAGCACCCATTGTGGTAATGATTGGATTTGCAATAGAAATTGTTGCTATTCTTAAAAAACCTGCACAGCCTTAA
- a CDS encoding undecaprenyl-diphosphate phosphatase, producing the protein MTTLEAAILAIVEGITEFLPISSTGHLILANSILGIDPENNFAKLYIINIQFGAILSVLFLYWKRFLQAINFYYKLLVAFIPAAVFGLLLNDYIDSLLESVTTVAVSMVLGGIVLVLADKYFSKNIADAATDEDLEKVNEINELGIETTEMKLKKFPLNYKQSFIIGLFQVIAMIPGVSRSAATTLGALQQGLNMKRAAEFSFFLAVPTIAAAAGYKLLKNFQYIKGSDMNLLLIGNLIAFVVAIFAIRFFIGLITRYGLKFFGWYRIIVGSIILILLLMGKTLHL; encoded by the coding sequence ATGACAACTTTAGAAGCTGCAATTCTTGCCATTGTTGAAGGCATTACCGAATTTTTACCTATTTCTTCTACAGGGCATTTGATTTTGGCAAACTCTATTTTGGGTATAGACCCCGAAAATAATTTTGCCAAACTTTACATCATCAACATTCAATTTGGAGCAATACTTTCGGTATTGTTTTTATACTGGAAACGCTTTTTACAGGCCATAAATTTTTATTACAAACTATTGGTGGCTTTTATTCCGGCAGCGGTATTCGGTCTTTTGCTCAACGATTATATTGATAGCCTGCTTGAAAGCGTTACCACAGTTGCTGTTTCTATGGTATTGGGCGGTATAGTTTTAGTACTTGCCGATAAGTATTTTTCAAAAAATATTGCCGATGCTGCCACCGATGAAGATCTTGAAAAAGTAAACGAAATAAACGAGCTGGGTATTGAAACTACCGAAATGAAGTTGAAAAAATTCCCACTCAACTATAAGCAATCTTTCATTATTGGTTTGTTTCAAGTAATTGCCATGATTCCCGGAGTATCGCGCTCGGCAGCCACCACTTTAGGAGCTTTGCAACAAGGGTTAAACATGAAAAGAGCAGCTGAATTTTCGTTCTTCTTAGCTGTGCCAACCATTGCCGCAGCTGCCGGTTACAAACTGCTCAAAAATTTTCAATACATAAAAGGTTCCGATATGAACCTGCTGCTTATTGGCAACCTTATTGCTTTTGTAGTAGCCATTTTTGCCATACGCTTTTTCATAGGTTTAATAACACGCTACGGGCTGAAGTTCTTTGGCTGGTACCGCATTATTGTTGGCTCCATTATTCTTATTCTTTTGCTCATGGGCAAAACACTTCACCTCTAA
- the truB gene encoding tRNA pseudouridine(55) synthase TruB, whose amino-acid sequence MNFAEGEVLLVNKPLRWTSFDVVNKIRYALQKKTGKKFKVGHAGTLDPLATGLLIICTGKFTKQAEQFQGFDKVYTGKFLIGKTTPSYDLETPFDTEHSIAAITATQLQAAAQYIQAQTEQFPPIFSAIKKEGKTAYQEARKGNTIQLEARKIAIHYFTITAIELPYIHFETKCSKGTYIRSIAHDFGQVLGCGACLAELCRTQVGEWQLTNALSLEEILRQITEATYVKPANN is encoded by the coding sequence ATGAATTTTGCAGAAGGCGAAGTACTGTTGGTAAATAAACCTTTGCGTTGGACATCGTTTGATGTAGTAAATAAAATTCGCTACGCACTCCAAAAAAAAACAGGCAAAAAATTTAAGGTTGGTCATGCCGGAACTCTAGATCCACTTGCCACCGGCTTACTCATTATTTGCACCGGAAAATTCACCAAACAAGCAGAGCAATTTCAAGGATTCGACAAAGTATATACCGGAAAATTTTTAATAGGAAAAACTACGCCCTCCTACGATTTAGAAACACCTTTCGATACCGAACATTCCATTGCAGCAATTACAGCAACCCAACTGCAGGCAGCAGCACAATATATTCAAGCGCAAACCGAACAGTTTCCTCCCATTTTTTCTGCCATAAAAAAAGAAGGAAAAACCGCCTATCAAGAAGCACGGAAAGGAAACACCATTCAACTCGAAGCCCGCAAAATTGCTATTCATTATTTTACGATAACAGCGATAGAACTTCCCTACATACATTTTGAAACAAAGTGCAGCAAAGGAACTTACATTCGTTCCATAGCACACGATTTTGGACAAGTGTTGGGCTGCGGAGCCTGCCTTGCAGAGCTATGCAGAACCCAAGTAGGAGAATGGCAACTCACCAATGCCTTATCGCTGGAAGAAATACTACGGCAGATTACCGAAGCCACATATGTTAAACCCGCAAATAACTAA
- a CDS encoding bifunctional riboflavin kinase/FAD synthetase codes for MRVIKDLAHLPEFKNSVITIGTFDGVHKGHQQLIKRINQLAAQSNGESIIITFHPHPRLVINPNDDSLQLLNTAEEKIELLRHYGVNNVVMVPFSRSFSEQTAEDYIEYFLVKHFHPTYIVTGYDHKFGKNRSGDINLLLQMRHRFHYEVEEIKKETLDAITISSTKIRNALQEGNIKTANELLGHNYTLEGLVVKGLQNGRKIGYPTANLSIADNHKLIPRKGIYAVKVHYNNTQFGGMLNIGFNPTFGGTKLSVEVNILNFDKEIYGEKIKLELLEYVRDEKKFENAQQLISAIDNDKVNIEKILLQY; via the coding sequence ATGCGTGTAATAAAAGACCTTGCTCACCTTCCGGAATTTAAAAACTCCGTAATTACCATCGGCACTTTCGATGGTGTTCACAAAGGACACCAGCAACTTATTAAACGCATAAACCAACTGGCAGCACAATCAAATGGAGAAAGTATCATTATTACCTTTCATCCACACCCGCGCTTGGTTATTAACCCTAACGATGATTCGCTGCAACTCCTCAACACTGCCGAAGAAAAAATTGAACTGCTTCGGCATTATGGTGTAAACAATGTGGTAATGGTTCCTTTTTCGAGAAGTTTCTCGGAGCAAACAGCCGAAGATTATATTGAATATTTTTTGGTGAAGCATTTTCATCCCACCTACATTGTAACCGGTTACGACCATAAATTCGGCAAAAACCGCAGTGGCGATATTAACCTGCTGCTGCAAATGCGCCACCGCTTTCACTACGAAGTAGAAGAAATAAAAAAAGAAACCTTAGATGCCATTACCATCAGCTCCACTAAAATTCGCAATGCACTGCAAGAAGGGAATATTAAAACTGCCAACGAACTGCTGGGGCACAATTACACGCTCGAAGGCTTAGTGGTAAAAGGCTTGCAAAACGGTAGAAAAATAGGATACCCCACCGCCAATTTAAGCATAGCAGATAACCACAAACTTATTCCCCGCAAAGGCATTTATGCCGTAAAAGTTCATTACAACAATACCCAATTCGGAGGCATGCTCAACATCGGCTTCAACCCCACGTTTGGCGGTACAAAACTATCGGTAGAAGTAAACATCCTAAACTTTGATAAAGAAATTTACGGAGAAAAAATAAAGTTGGAACTGTTGGAATATGTACGCGATGAAAAAAAGTTTGAAAACGCACAACAACTTATTTCTGCCATCGATAACGATAAAGTGAACATAGAAAAGATATTATTACAGTACTAA
- a CDS encoding ABC transporter permease: MQIIDNKARQRFKRNKSAMAGLAIVAIATFLAVFCYVLAPDNSPSANEQILELETHRPGFSISFLKVPKLNKKPTGIIDGFINGFEKNYRLVPILKYEFKNDSILADIYKGKHFPIEKTTFAVADLMGISANSLQMNEVMRKKFEDDVIVKKKFLLGTDKFGRDIISRLLIGTRISISVGLIAVAISLLVGVVLGAAAGFFRGAVDNAIMWVINVFWSIPTLLLAMGLYISAGSLIENKLVMIFIAVGLTMWVEVARIVRGQFMVVREMEFVSAAKALGFSNVRTIFLHILPNVTAPVIVVACANFANAILVESGLSYIGLGIQPPAPSWGSMLNEYKDFIDSSQAYLALFPGFAIMLLVLAFNLVGNGLRDALDVKGKA, encoded by the coding sequence ATGCAGATAATTGACAATAAAGCAAGACAGCGCTTTAAGCGAAACAAAAGCGCTATGGCAGGTTTGGCAATTGTGGCAATTGCCACTTTCTTAGCTGTGTTTTGCTATGTGCTGGCACCCGATAATTCGCCATCTGCCAACGAGCAGATTTTAGAATTAGAAACCCACCGCCCGGGCTTCTCTATTTCGTTTTTAAAAGTACCCAAGCTCAATAAAAAACCTACCGGAATTATAGATGGCTTCATAAACGGTTTTGAAAAAAACTACCGCCTTGTTCCTATACTTAAATACGAGTTTAAAAACGATTCCATACTTGCCGATATATATAAAGGCAAGCATTTCCCTATTGAAAAAACCACCTTTGCCGTAGCAGATTTAATGGGCATTTCTGCCAATTCGCTTCAAATGAATGAAGTAATGCGCAAAAAATTTGAAGACGATGTAATCGTGAAAAAGAAATTCCTTTTAGGCACCGATAAATTTGGACGCGATATTATTTCGCGCTTACTCATTGGCACTAGAATTTCTATTTCGGTAGGTTTAATTGCCGTGGCTATTTCGTTGCTAGTGGGTGTGGTTTTAGGCGCTGCCGCAGGTTTCTTCCGCGGAGCAGTAGATAATGCTATTATGTGGGTAATAAATGTATTTTGGAGTATCCCCACTCTACTTTTGGCAATGGGCTTATACATTAGTGCAGGCAGTTTAATAGAAAACAAACTGGTAATGATTTTTATTGCCGTGGGCTTAACCATGTGGGTAGAAGTTGCGCGTATTGTACGTGGCCAATTTATGGTAGTGCGCGAAATGGAATTTGTAAGCGCAGCCAAAGCTTTGGGCTTTAGCAATGTGCGAACTATTTTCCTTCATATTTTACCCAATGTAACTGCTCCGGTAATAGTAGTAGCCTGCGCCAATTTTGCCAATGCAATTTTGGTAGAAAGCGGTTTGAGTTATATTGGTTTGGGCATTCAACCTCCCGCCCCTAGTTGGGGAAGTATGCTCAACGAATACAAGGATTTCATTGATTCTTCTCAGGCATACCTAGCCCTTTTTCCAGGCTTTGCCATTATGCTGCTCGTGCTTGCATTTAATTTGGTGGGCAATGGCCTACGCGATGCGCTGGATGTAAAAGGAAAAGCCTAA